In the genome of Macrobrachium nipponense isolate FS-2020 chromosome 34, ASM1510439v2, whole genome shotgun sequence, one region contains:
- the LOC135207937 gene encoding ADP-ribosylhydrolase ARH3-like isoform X1 translates to MKVISAMAVMEALASKFRGCMVGALMGDCFGAPFEGDINISRSILNSYFKRLLDPDLKVPYKQYTDDTAMARCVAQSLIDSKGYNAKDMARKFVKEFYAEPNRGYGSNIVDVFAALRVNKFSDVYTPAGLQFSGRGSFGNGGAMRIAPVALFCYNKDDEEVVNTAKDSALLTHASRMGYNGAILQCLAVHLALHTPFDKLDTVNFVETLISKMKKVETPTEDDIFDEGEEPFLYVKKLTKVLELMERGSCVTNEQVGEELGIHIAAHLSVPTAIYSFIRATNPISGVETDNPVQRTLHYAISLGGDTDTIASMAGSIAGAYYGMEKVPENLKRHCEALADAIKQADQLFSLVESGASNS, encoded by the exons GTGATTTCTGCAATGGCTGTTATGGAAGCACTAGCTAGTAAATTCCGTGGGTGCATGGTTGGTGCATTGATGGGGGACTGTTTTGGAGCACCCTTCGAAGGAGATATAAACATTTCTCGATCAATTCTTAATTCGTATTTCAAGAGGTTGTTAGATCCTGATTTAAAAG TTCCTTACAAGCAGTATACAGATGATACCGCTATGGCTAGATGTGTTGCCCAGTCACTAATAGACAGCAAAGGTTATAATGCTAAAGACATGGCAAGAAA ATTTGTTAAAGAATTCTATGCCGAGCCAAACAGAGGATATGGTTCAAATATTGTGGATGTTTTTGCAGCGTTGAGGGTCAACAAATTCAGTGATGTATATACACCAGCAGGATTACAGTTTAGTGGTAGAGGATCTTTTGGGAATGGAG GTGCCATGAGAATAGCCCCAGTTGCTTTGTTTTGTTATAACAAAGATGATGAGGAAGTAGTGAACACAGCCAAAGATTCTGCATTGCTTACTCATGCGAGTAGAATGGGATATAACGGAGCTATTTTACAG TGCCTTGCCGTTCATCTTGCTCTTCACACTCCTTTCGACAAACTTGATACTGTCAATTTTGTGGAAACATTAATTAGCAAAATGAAGAAGGTGGAAACCCCAACAGAAGATGA catATTCGATGAAGGAGAAGAACCATTTTTGTATGTTAAAAAATTGACCAAAGTTTTGGAATTAATGGAAAGAGGGTCATGTGTAACAAATGAACAAGTAGGGGAAGAATTGGGAATTCACATTGCTGCCCATCTCTCTGTTCCTACTGCAATCTACTCCTTCATCAGAGCTACAAATCCTATTTCAGGCGTTGAG ACTGATAATCCCGTGCAGAGGACTCTTCACTATGCAATAAGCTTAGGTGGAGATACCGATACAATTGCATCTATGGCTGGAAGTATTGCGG GTGCCTACTATGGTATGGAAAAAGTTCCGGAGAATCTTAAAAGGCACTGTGAAGCCTTAGCTGATGCCATCAAGCAAGCAGATCAACTGTTCAGTCTTGTTGAAAGTGGAGCATCAAATTCTTGA
- the LOC135207937 gene encoding ADP-ribosylhydrolase ARH3-like isoform X2, translating into MAVMEALASKFRGCMVGALMGDCFGAPFEGDINISRSILNSYFKRLLDPDLKVPYKQYTDDTAMARCVAQSLIDSKGYNAKDMARKFVKEFYAEPNRGYGSNIVDVFAALRVNKFSDVYTPAGLQFSGRGSFGNGGAMRIAPVALFCYNKDDEEVVNTAKDSALLTHASRMGYNGAILQCLAVHLALHTPFDKLDTVNFVETLISKMKKVETPTEDDIFDEGEEPFLYVKKLTKVLELMERGSCVTNEQVGEELGIHIAAHLSVPTAIYSFIRATNPISGVETDNPVQRTLHYAISLGGDTDTIASMAGSIAGAYYGMEKVPENLKRHCEALADAIKQADQLFSLVESGASNS; encoded by the exons ATGGCTGTTATGGAAGCACTAGCTAGTAAATTCCGTGGGTGCATGGTTGGTGCATTGATGGGGGACTGTTTTGGAGCACCCTTCGAAGGAGATATAAACATTTCTCGATCAATTCTTAATTCGTATTTCAAGAGGTTGTTAGATCCTGATTTAAAAG TTCCTTACAAGCAGTATACAGATGATACCGCTATGGCTAGATGTGTTGCCCAGTCACTAATAGACAGCAAAGGTTATAATGCTAAAGACATGGCAAGAAA ATTTGTTAAAGAATTCTATGCCGAGCCAAACAGAGGATATGGTTCAAATATTGTGGATGTTTTTGCAGCGTTGAGGGTCAACAAATTCAGTGATGTATATACACCAGCAGGATTACAGTTTAGTGGTAGAGGATCTTTTGGGAATGGAG GTGCCATGAGAATAGCCCCAGTTGCTTTGTTTTGTTATAACAAAGATGATGAGGAAGTAGTGAACACAGCCAAAGATTCTGCATTGCTTACTCATGCGAGTAGAATGGGATATAACGGAGCTATTTTACAG TGCCTTGCCGTTCATCTTGCTCTTCACACTCCTTTCGACAAACTTGATACTGTCAATTTTGTGGAAACATTAATTAGCAAAATGAAGAAGGTGGAAACCCCAACAGAAGATGA catATTCGATGAAGGAGAAGAACCATTTTTGTATGTTAAAAAATTGACCAAAGTTTTGGAATTAATGGAAAGAGGGTCATGTGTAACAAATGAACAAGTAGGGGAAGAATTGGGAATTCACATTGCTGCCCATCTCTCTGTTCCTACTGCAATCTACTCCTTCATCAGAGCTACAAATCCTATTTCAGGCGTTGAG ACTGATAATCCCGTGCAGAGGACTCTTCACTATGCAATAAGCTTAGGTGGAGATACCGATACAATTGCATCTATGGCTGGAAGTATTGCGG GTGCCTACTATGGTATGGAAAAAGTTCCGGAGAATCTTAAAAGGCACTGTGAAGCCTTAGCTGATGCCATCAAGCAAGCAGATCAACTGTTCAGTCTTGTTGAAAGTGGAGCATCAAATTCTTGA